In a genomic window of Chaetodon trifascialis isolate fChaTrf1 chromosome 8, fChaTrf1.hap1, whole genome shotgun sequence:
- the wdr6 gene encoding tRNA (34-2'-O)-methyltransferase regulator WDR6 → METAALVAPVTALEFLQGAFLLTGEGPVLTVYTLQPHPKARASLSVLQHYRIHGIRPRSPASVPAQSSATGADGQKKELGSTSQSSVYDLAVFGGKAVRLVRLHVGLQDGEHLCWEVLGPLMELQDWALDVRWLSGDKRSLLCVAVAHNSALLLDVTAGTALVQCSCLEGCLLYSALCLVHESWADTVLVGGTVFNQLVLWKPGGRDRSSDAEYKAPVERRLLGHSGVIFSISYLQEKGWLASASDDRSVRVWGVGSLGGPGGKCGDQNPTCLRILYGHQARVFSVCLSTGQVFSAGEDGACLVWDWAGGGKIVRTLKGHRAGGVRALAVSEDTGGEERWVATGGADGGVRLWRVERSDERKERMEEAVTEKLCDLKFPDEGLPKVVCITGEQDENASWSQSKFVVCSDRGIVYQYSDGQWEMVWRGTAEFQSYCVMETITVSVKDSTMVSLCAVGNLSGSIQLFPMSHPQGGILLTGGSGKIHSLIWQEAKDSLYLLASGSEGLVYRWYVEVKWDENISLALNVSPLPPFLLPPCAKRWLTAAVCLRSMSQGLLWVCGDRRGSLLLFQEGGTLEQKAGVDKKMDEGSLTGREQIADEKLEGEENGSERMEERERKEVGELMLHPLSCLFGVHGKQGVTSVCEYQGLLYSAGRDGSVRVFRVRPTAAEKPDQKGNGESVEKKGRLQLEVLRVQRACKGMEWLERVLILEREIPVEEEEEEEGLSENHYKTKKHNLTVKLKVTEGGKDEGTSGGEENKGREARFAIAGFHAVHFVVWDPVRQERLLAVPCGGGHRSWSLWPSHKGVWPGYGALVFIKQGAVLASQPPGKTLSWAGKAGMTEGWGLREGVHGRGIGCVCRLGRIRGIRNEIQPTSGPEGEEDHWEIVVTGGEDTSLTVLAVHPDSGSIKVLSVITDHISSVRTVTAITCPEGASGNQSQSLSALLVSAGGRAQMQCYRLLIGWDTQRLVPSCQVIQVAGHRLDDQWERRRNRHKTVKMDPETRYMSVVVVDERTDCGLLALACSDGALRLFSVSEVKRRIDLLWETFHHQRCVLSVAACSLEDDKGNRYKLLFSAATDGKIAVWDLTEASFLWAGTSSNAPTPLIPCLDVPAHQSGVNSLAVWVEKLGQQQGGCLVTVASGGDDGQLTVSTIRVQYPEDGETGGSRGFSQISESLIPLQTQLKPSNQLHLYLQSQSHILLAHAAPLTALKLLGPTLVVSTSSDQRVCLWRIGSTSISHMGAQCSHIADAAGLAVWEGQMLEEGDKKRKTGFECELEIAVWGVKGSQTGLKTTCKTAEHKTGGTPNKEAGDEAEGGEPVEAVSKTGDPVCQNSDEKGGETAGEHRNQTESDSVGKTESEVNTETGFRSEKTGWVLVCGQGFQLLRVRNIEMDSEDWMRKRRGETTELK, encoded by the exons ATGGAGACCGCGGCCCTGGTAGCTCCAGTCACAGCCCTGGAGTTCCTGCAGGGTGCATTTCTGCTGACAG GTGAGGGTCCAGTCTTGACAGTGTACACTCTCCAACCTCACCCTAAAGCTCGTGCCTCACTGAGTGTGCTCCAACACTACAGAATCCACGGGATAAGACCCAGAAGTCCGGCGTCTGTCCCAGCACAGAGCTCTGCCACAGGAGCCGATGGGCAGAAAAAAG AACTTGGCTCCACCTCACAGTCCAGCGTCTATGATCTTGCCGTGTTTGGTGGCAAAGCTGTGCGGCTGGTGAGGCTCCATGTGGGTCTTCAGGATGGGGAGCATCTATGCTGGGAGGTCCTGGGTCCCCTAATGGAGCTGCAGGACTGGGCGCTGGATGTCCGCTGGCTCTCTGGAGACAAACGCTCACTtctctgtgtggctgtggcCCACAATAGTGCTCTCCTCCTGGATGTCACTGCAGGAACTGCTCTGGTTCAGTGCTCCTGTCTGGAGGGGTGTCTGCTGTACTCTGCCCTCTGTCTGGTACATGAATCCTGGGCTGATACCGTCTTAGTAGGAGGGACTGTTTTCAACCAGCTGGTTCTCTGGAAGCctggaggaagagacagaagtAGTGACGCTGAGTACAAAGCTCCAGTTGAGAGACGCCTGCTGGGACACAGCGGAGTCATCTTCAGCATCTCTTACCTCCAGGAGAAAGGATGGCTGGCTTCAGCCTCTGATGACCGCAGTGTAAGGGTGTGGGGTGTTGGTTCTTTAGGCGGCCCTGGAGGGAAATGTGGGGACCAGAACCCGACTTGTTTAAGAATCCTATATGGACACCAGGCGAGGGTTttctcagtgtgtctctccaCTGGTCAAGTGTTCAGTGCAGGAGAAGACGGGGCCTGTTTAGTCTGGGACTGGGCCGGAGGTGGCAAAATAGTTCGTACGTTGAAGGGGCACCGAGCAGGGGGGGTTCGTGCACTTGCAGTCAGTGAGGATACGGGAGGTGAAGAGAGGTGGGTTGCTACAGGGGGGGCGGATGGGGGTGTGAGGTTGTGGAGGGTGGAACGGAGtgatgagaggaaggagagaatgGAGGAAGCAGTGACAGAGAAGCTATGTGACCTGAAATTTCCAGATGAAGGCTTGCCTAAAGTGGTTTGTATAACAGGGGAACAGGATGAAAATGCAAGTTGGAGTCAGAGTAAATTTGTGGTTTGCTCTGACAGAGGAATAGTTTACCAATACAGTGATGGGCAGTGGGAGATGGTCTGGCGAGGGACAGCTGAGTTCCAGTCGTATTGTGTGATGGAAACAATAACTGTCAGTGTGAAAGACTCAACAATGGTTAGTTTGTGTGCTGTGGGAAACCTCAGCGGGTCCATCCAGCTCTTCCCCATGTCCCATCCTCAAGGTGGAATTCTTCTCACAGGTGGATCGGGGAAGATCCACAGCCTTATTTGGCAAGAGGCAAAAGATAGCTTATATTTGCTAGCATCAGGCTCTGAAGGACTTGTCTATCGCTGGTATGTAGAAGTAAAATGGGATGAAAACATTTCCTTAGCTCTCAATGTAAGtccccttcctcctttcctcctccccccctgTGCCAAACGCTGgctgacagctgcagtgtgtcttCGCTCCATGTCACAGGGGTTGCTATGGGTGTGTGGGGACAGGAGAGGGTCCCTGCTTTTGTTTCAGGAAGGAGGAACACTGGAGCAAAAGGCGGGAGTTGACAAAAAGATGGATGAAGGATCGCTGACAGGCAGGGAACAAATTGCTGATGAAAAGCTTGAAGGTGAGGAAAATGGAAGTGAAagaatggaggagagagaaagaaaagaagtggGTGAGTTAATGTTGCATCCACTGAGCTGCCTGTTCGGAGTGCATGGAAAACAGGGAGTAACTTCAGTGTGTGAATATCAGGGACTGCTGTACAGCGCCGGCAGGGACGGCTCTGTGAGGGTCTTCAGAGTGCgtccaacagcagcagaaaaaccaGACCAAAAGGGAAACGGAGAGAGTGTAGAGAAAAAGGGAAGGCTTCAGCTGGAGGTTCTCAGAGTCCAGCGTGCCTGCAAGGGTATGGAATGGCTGGAGAGGGTTTTGATACTTGAACGTGAAATTccagtggaagaggaggaggaggaggaaggcctCAGTGAGAACCACTacaagacaaagaaacacaattTGACTGTAAAGCTGAAGGTTACAGAGGGTGGAAAAGATGAGGGGACctctggaggagaagaaaacaagggaAGAGAAGCCAGGTTTGCCATCGCTGGCTTTCATGCTGTCCACTTTGTGGTTTGGGACCCAGTGAGGCAGGAGAGGCTGCTGGCGGTGCCTTGTGGTGGTGGGCATCGCTCCTGGAGTCTCTGGCCGTCCCACAAAGGGGTTTGGCCTGGATATGGAGCTCTAGTCTTCATCAAGCAGGGGGCCGTCCTGGCTTCACAACCCCCTGGAAAGACGCTGAGCTGGGCTGGGAAGGCAGGAATGACTGAAGGATGGGGCCTGAGAGAGGGTGTCCATGGGCGGGGGATCGGGTGTGTATGCAGGCTGGGGAGGATAAGGGGAATCAGGAATGAGATTCAACCAACGAGTGGccctgaaggagaggaagatcACTGGGAGATAGTGGTGACCGGGGGGGAGGACACTAGCTTAACCGTCCTAGCAGTACATCCCGACTCTGGCAGCATCAAAGTTCTCTCAGTTATTACTGATCACATCTCAAGCGTTCGGACAGTGACTGCGATAACATGTCCAGAGGGAGCGAGTGGAAACCAGAGCCAGTCTCTGTCTGCGCTTCTCGTGTCAGCCGGTGGACGAGCTCAGATGCAGTGTTACCGGCTGTTGATTGGCTGGGACACGCAGAGGCTGGTTCCCTCCTGCCAGGTGATACAGGTGGCTGGTCACCGATTGGACGACCAATGGGAGAGGCGGCGGAACCGACACAAGACAGTGAAAATGGACCCAGAAACAAG GTACATGTCTGTAGTGGTGGTGGACGAGAGGACAGACTGTGGTCTGCTGGCTCTGGCCTGCAGTGACGGAGCTCTCAG GTTGTTCTCAGTCAGTGAAGTTAAACGTCGAATTGATTTGTTGTGGGAGACGTTTCACCACCAGCGCTGTGTGCTCAGTgttgcagcctgcagcctgGAGGATGATAAAGGCAACAG GTATAAGCTGCTGTTCAGTGCTGCAACAGATGGCAAAATTGCGGTGTGGGATTTGACCGAAGCTTCCTTCTTATGGGCTGGTACCTCGAGCAACGCTCCAACTCCATTAATCCCCTGCCTCGACGTTCCCGCCCACCAGAGCGGCGTGAACTCATTGGCTGTTTGGGTGGAGAAACTGGGACAACAACAGGGCGGTTGCTTGGTAACTGTTGCTAGTGGAGGGGATGATGGGCAGCTGACAGTGTCCACAATTAGGGTGCAGTACCCAGAAGATGGAGAGACTGGGGGCAGCAGAGGGTTTTCTCAGATTTCTGAGTCCCTGATTCCTCTACAAACCCAGCTCAAACCCTCGAACCAGCTTCATCTTTACCTTCAGTCCCAGTCCCACATCCTACTGGCTCATGCTGCCCCTCTGACCGCCCTGAAGCTCCTGGGCCCAACCCTTGTTGTCTCTACTTCTTCAGATCAGAGGGTTTGCCTGTGGAGGATCGGCAGTACCAGCATCAGCCACATGGGGGCGCAGTGCTCCCACATTGCAGATGCTGCAGGACTCGCAGTGTGGGAGGGCCAGATGCTAGAGGAAGGagataaaaagaggaaaacagggtTTGAGTGTGAGCTGGAGATCGCAGTTTGGGGAGTGAAGGGGAGTCAGACAGGATTAAAAACGACATGTAAGACAGCAGAGCATAAGACAGGTGGCACACCCAATAAGGAAGCAGGTGATGAGGCTGAAGGTGGAGAACCTGTTGAAGCTGTGAGCAAGACAGGTGACCCAGTTTGTCAGAACAGTGATGAGAAGGGAGGTGAGACAGCTGGTGAGCATAGAAATCAAACAGAGAGTGACAGCGTGGGTAAGACAGAGAGTGAGGTTAACACAGAGACAGGTTTCAGGAGCGAGAAGACGGGATGGGTGCTGGTCTGCGGCCAGGGCTTCCAGCTACTACGGGTCAGGAATATAGAGATGGATTCAGAGGATtggatgagaaagagaagaggagaaaccaCAGAGCTAAAGTGA
- the LOC139335795 gene encoding uncharacterized protein isoform X1, translated as MPGKCKFQDSWLSKGIYKDWLVKDVQDIHFARCRACCKSIKLQTMGEAALTSHAGGAGHKAAVRKLLEGNLMMINSSGQVNGSVNRTEDSKEQVSICLQRDTLDRITGSDWADLHNSPTTNSTSHNAELQDVTFPAAFFTAPGTSRLIGQRLHPTGSEAEEGSRRSTQQDSVDLSRLEHQQRTEAMEQQQQMNILEWENRMKVLAWEQELVKEKRRVARQKEKAFRMKKAYYKAKLKRMGEDVPPSSSSSSDEEEKTSHLTG; from the exons ATGCCTGGAAAATGTAAATTCCAAGATTCCTGGCTCTCCAAGGGAATTTACAAGGACTGGCTGGTTAAGGACGTCCAGGACATTCACTTCGCTCGATGCAGGGCCTGTTGTAAATCAATCAAACTTCAGACCATGGGCGAGGCTGCTCTCACTAGCCACGCAGGGGGAGCTGGCCACAAAGCAGCGGTTCGCAAGCTGTTGGAAG GAAATTTGATGATGATAAATTCCTCTGGGCAGGTGAATGGCAGTGTGAATCGG ACTGAGGACAGCAAGGAGCAAGTGTCCATCTGCCTCCAGCGTGACACCTTGGACAGAATAACCGGCAGCGACTGGGCAGATCTGCACAACAGCCCCACCACAAACTCCACCTCCCAcaatgcagagctgcaggatgtgACATTTCCTGCTGCCTTCTTCACAGCACCAG GCACCTCCAGGCTCATCGGCCAGCGTCTCCACCCGACCGGCAGCGAGGCGGAGGAAGGCAGCCGCCGCTCGACTCAGCAAGACTCGGTCGACCTGTCGAGGCTGGAgcaccagcagaggacagaagctatggagcagcagcagcagatgaacaTCCTGGAATGGGAGAACAGGATGAAGGTGCTGGCGTGGGAGCAGGAGCTggtgaaggagaagaggagagtggCCCGGCAGAAGGAGAAGGCCTTCAGGATGAAGAAGGCGTACTACAAAGCCAAGCTAAAGAGGATGGGCGAGGACGTGCCGCCgtcttcctccagcagcagcgacgaagaggagaaaacatctcATCTGACGGGATGA
- the LOC139335795 gene encoding uncharacterized protein isoform X2: MMINSSGQVNGSVNRTEDSKEQVSICLQRDTLDRITGSDWADLHNSPTTNSTSHNAELQDVTFPAAFFTAPGTSRLIGQRLHPTGSEAEEGSRRSTQQDSVDLSRLEHQQRTEAMEQQQQMNILEWENRMKVLAWEQELVKEKRRVARQKEKAFRMKKAYYKAKLKRMGEDVPPSSSSSSDEEEKTSHLTG, encoded by the exons ATGATGATAAATTCCTCTGGGCAGGTGAATGGCAGTGTGAATCGG ACTGAGGACAGCAAGGAGCAAGTGTCCATCTGCCTCCAGCGTGACACCTTGGACAGAATAACCGGCAGCGACTGGGCAGATCTGCACAACAGCCCCACCACAAACTCCACCTCCCAcaatgcagagctgcaggatgtgACATTTCCTGCTGCCTTCTTCACAGCACCAG GCACCTCCAGGCTCATCGGCCAGCGTCTCCACCCGACCGGCAGCGAGGCGGAGGAAGGCAGCCGCCGCTCGACTCAGCAAGACTCGGTCGACCTGTCGAGGCTGGAgcaccagcagaggacagaagctatggagcagcagcagcagatgaacaTCCTGGAATGGGAGAACAGGATGAAGGTGCTGGCGTGGGAGCAGGAGCTggtgaaggagaagaggagagtggCCCGGCAGAAGGAGAAGGCCTTCAGGATGAAGAAGGCGTACTACAAAGCCAAGCTAAAGAGGATGGGCGAGGACGTGCCGCCgtcttcctccagcagcagcgacgaagaggagaaaacatctcATCTGACGGGATGA